From Theileria annulata chromosome 1, complete sequence, *** SEQUENCING IN PROGRESS ***, one genomic window encodes:
- a CDS encoding adaptor protein, putative (Tap152h01.q1c.C.cand.29 - score = 27.89;~SMART pfam:Clat_adaptor_s (PF01217) at aa 1-135, E()=4.40e-02; pfam:Adap_comp_sub (PF00928) at aa 5-490, E()=3.70e-30) has product MISCIFIATSTGKVLLIRLYRGDVTKEDALIFCRNVLSNSRNTYAPMYRYEKFNFFRVNVEGINLVALTRLNGNSFLILHTLKELKKLLLSFLSGVVTEENIVENSFLLYELFDEVIDGGYTQNLEPLVLMDVMATKAAIKGSMIDPIKYANYWLGFLPRFGVSSETFLFEHLLPFEGRLNDSDECLEYCQQVVSLMATSVIPPWRKLNTVSGRNSITVELTENLSVLYNYNSELISYEVTGSIVVNSMLIGTPLVHLRMNDDFSHNLSNNLNSSSSYQTNKGSSQFHLPVAAKQTVRLDDYKFHQCVNLESIKSNKTITFVPPEGMFVLLCYRSTTSATIPFILRPKVKLIDTLHINYSISLSPTFSKAIIAQKVCVKIPIPRTTKEIVSGTISTGTTMDVNLSQHFVTWNFRKLQGETTFLLTFTASLTTDRFSNTLQSLPSISLGFHLPWFSSSGLFFSSLHFSNTKGKVAKNINYVTKGGSYLHRLKLI; this is encoded by the exons ATGATATCGTGTATATTTATAGCAACATCTACGGGAAAGGTGTTGCTGATAAGATTGTACAGAGGAGATGTGACCAAGGAGGACGCGCTAATATTTTGCAGAAATGTGCTGTCTAACAGTCGGAATACATATGCTCCAATGTACAGGTACGAGAAGTTCAACTTCTTCAGAGTCAACGTGGAAGGGATAAACTTGGTCGCGTTGACGCGCCTAAACGGGAACTCGTTTCTCATATTACATACTCTTAAAGAGTTAAAAAAACTCCTGCTGTCTTTCTTGTCAGGAGTGGTGACTGAGGAGAACATTGTGGAAAACTCATTTTTGTTGTATGAACTGTTCGATGAAGTGATTGACGGAGGGTATACCCAGAATCTAGAGCCTCTGGTGTTAATGGACGTTATGGCCACCAAGGCAGCTATCAAAGGATCTATGATTGATCCCATCAAATATGCTAACTACTGGTTGGGATTTCTGCCAAGGTTTGGAGTCTCATCGGAAACGTTTCTGTTTGAGCATCTTTTGCCGTTCGAAGGAAGACTAAACGATTCAGATGAGTGTCTAGAGTACTGTCAACAAGTGGTCTCGTTGATGGCCACTTCAGTGATTCCGCCCTGGCGCAAACTAAACACAGTTTCAGGCAGGAACTCAATCACCGTAGAACTGACCGAAAACTTGAGCGTgctatataactataattCTGAGTTAATAAGCTACGAAGTTACCGGAAGCATAGTGGTAAATTCAATGCTAATTGGAACTCCATTAGTACATTTAAGGATGAATGACGATTTTTCACATAATCTCTCAAATAACTTAAATTCAAGTTCATCTTATCAAACAAATAAAG GTAGTAGCCAGTTCCACTTACCGGTTGCAGCCAAACAAACGGTTCGTTTGGATGACTACAAGTTCCACCAGTGTGTGAATTTAGAGAGTATTAAAAGTAACAAGACTATCACTTTTGTTCCTCCCGAGGGTATGTTTGTACTTCTGTGTTATAGGAGTACCACCTCAGCAACCATCCCATTTATACTCCGGCCCAAGGTCAAACTCATAGATACTCTTCATATCAACTACTCCATCTCACTATCGCCCACCTTCTCCAAGGCAATTATTGCACAGAAGGTGTGCGTCAAGATTCCAATTCCAAGGACCACGAAGGAGATTGTCTCAGGCACAATAAGTACAGGAACCACAATGGACGTCAATTTGTCACAACACTTTGTAACTTGGAATTTCAGAAAGTTGCAAGGAGAAACAACCTTCCTACTAACATTCACAGCCTCTCTAACAACCGACAGGTTCAGTAACACACTTCAATCGCTCCCTTCAATATCGCTTGGTTTTCATCTGCCCTGGTTCAGTTCCTCAGGGCTCTTTTTCTCCTCCCTCCACTTCTCTAACACCAAAGGCAAGGTCGCcaaaaacattaattacGTAACCAAAGGAGGGTCATACCTACATCGcttgaaattaatataa
- a CDS encoding uncharacterized protein (Tap152h01.q1c.cand.14 - score = 27.49;~SMART pfam:GDPD (PF03009) at aa 9-341, E()=1.40e-04), with amino-acid sequence MVRTEVYGHRGMGCSTVLTFSSCPENSLSSFEKCLKAGADGLEFDLFLTDYGEMVVCHGKEPYGFANLNLLLYEDGKLSTFPPDLSIENITVSHLNVVLKAPWTLPGLNSRDAVIEYSKKLSDSEKRDLLQKYLQETKGYKPEQSSDYERLPTLEEVFMKFGSGIKYNLELKGSKEQLSHEVLKLLEKYKHLDVFISSFQWIPPPLDPSSKFYDNNNEKNPSPSPVDLLFPLVGNHLNVPLGLLFDRLESLPSVPRMVEIVKKYKASFVNVPDSFWLTQVPVLGLEERKEMALERFVKEMHANGVKVLTYSTQPFDNLENVKLYFESRVDRVCPNDVEAFVTFSKSFF; translated from the coding sequence atggTAAGGACTGAAGTGTATGGCCATCGAGGCATGGGATGTAGCACAGTTTTAACCTTCTCTTCATGCCCTGAGAACAGTTTATCGTCGTTTGAGAAGTGTTTGAAGGCAGGTGCCGACGGACTTGAGTTCGATCTTTTTTTAACAGATTATGGCGAAATGGTTGTTTGTCACGGAAAGGAACCCTACGGATTCGCCAACTTAAATCTTTTGTTGTATGAAGACGGTAAATTGAGTACATTTCCTCCAGATCTTTCCATTGAGAATATAACTGTTTCGCATTTAAATGTCGTGCTTAAAGCGCCCTGGACTCTCCCGGGACTTAATTCTCGGGATGCCGTGATAGAATACTCAAAAAAGCTGAGTGATTCTGAGAAACGTGACTTATTGCAAAAGTATCTACAGGAGACGAAAGGATATAAACCAGAACAAAGCTCAGATTATGAACGTCTTCCAACCTTGGAAGAAGTTTTCATGAAGTTTGGGTCTGGGATCAAGTATAACCTCGAACTAAAGGGCTCAAAGGAGCAGCTGTCCCATGAGGTTTTAAAACTTCTCGAGAAGTATAAACATTTGGATGTGTTTATTTCCTCATTCCAGTGGATCCCGCCGCCATTGGACCCGAGTTCTAAATTCTACGACAACAACAACGAGAAGAATCCCAGCCCATCACCAGTGGATCTCCTTTTCCCACTTGTTGGTAACCACCTGAATGTTCCTTTAGGGTTGTTATTTGACCGTCTGGAATCACTGCCTTCAGTTCCCAGAATGGTGGAGATTGTAAAGAAGTACAAGGCCTCATTCGTTAACGTCCCAGACTCCTTCTGGTTAACCCAAGTGCCGGTTTTAGGCCTTGAGGAGAGGAAGGAGATGGCTCTGGAGAGGTTTGTAAAGGAAATGCATGCTAACGGCGTCAAGGTTTTGACTTACTCGACTCAACCGTTCGACAACTTGG